A single region of the Lates calcarifer isolate ASB-BC8 linkage group LG3, TLL_Latcal_v3, whole genome shotgun sequence genome encodes:
- the smim12 gene encoding small integral membrane protein 12 produces MWPVVWTALRTYAPYVTFPVAFVVGAVGYHLEWFIRGTPKPREEEKGILELREERKLQEQVGMDSTQVLSLKERLEFTPRAALNRNRPEKS; encoded by the coding sequence ATGTGGCCTGTAGTGTGGACGGCGTTGCGGACCTATGCTCCTTACGTCACCTTTCCTGTTGCCTTTGTGGTTGGAGCAGTGGGCTACCACCTGGAGTGGTTCATCAGAGGGACCCCCAAACCtcgagaggaggagaagggcatcctggagctgagggaggagaggaagctaCAGGAACAAGTGGGTATGGACAGCACGCAGGTGCTTAGCCTGAAAGAAAGACTGGAGTTTACGCCCAGAGCAGCTCTGAACAGGAACAGACCTGAAAAGAGCTAa